The window CAATATAAATGGAAAAGAAGTAAGCGGGAAGGATATTCGCAATAAACTCGGGCTCATGTCGACCGATTTTACATGGGAGCGTAGGGGCGACAAAATTGTGATTAACACAAAGGGCTACGGACATGGTGTAGGGATGAGCCAATACGGAGCCAACGGAATGGCAAAAGAGGGAAAAAAATACTCAGACATTGTCCAATACTACTACCAAGGAGTCCAAATCGCCGACTCAGAGCCATTCATCACCACCATCACAGCCAAAAAATAACCTACAACCAAAACAGTGTTCAAAGAGGAATAAAAAATGAGGGGCTGTCTCACCACCGCGTTAAAGCGGCGGGGGACAGTCCCTCATTGTATTAACGCGTTACCAAGCTGGGGGACTGTCCCCCAGCACGTTACCGCGTTGAAGCTTCTTTGATCTTCCTCAGTAGTTTCCCTAGCTTTAGGAATCGTTTCTTATGATAGGCACTATACAGGATCCAGGAGGCCACTAGGACTCCGGTGATGTCTTTGACGACGTCAATCATTGTCGCTGAGCGATAAGGAACAAAGGATTGATGAATTTCATCAATAATCCCATAAAGAGACGCAATGATGATCAGAATTATATTCCACTTGGCCGACAATCCCCTAAATGTCAAAAGAGCCAAGACAAGCAATACATAA of the Bacillus tuaregi genome contains:
- a CDS encoding VanZ family protein, which translates into the protein MLKLVLRVFPFIYIVAVWVMSSMPDNAVVELPDSSWDAGIKESLHLIEFGILYVLLVLALLTFRGLSAKWNIILIIIASLYGIIDEIHQSFVPYRSATMIDVVKDITGVLVASWILYSAYHKKRFLKLGKLLRKIKEASTR